One genomic window of Pseudomonas chlororaphis subsp. piscium includes the following:
- the cobO gene encoding cob(I)yrinic acid a,c-diamide adenosyltransferase: MTESPDRDERHLARMLRKKAVIDERIANSPNECGLLLVLTGNGKGKSSSAFGMLARAMGHGMQCGVVQFIKGRNSTGEELFFRRFPEQVRFHVMGEGFTWETQDRQRDIAAAEAAWAVSRELLSDPNIGLVVLDELNIALKHGYLDLDQVLSDLQARPPMQHVVVTGRGAKSEMIDLADTVTEMGMVKHAFQAGIKAQKGVEL; encoded by the coding sequence ATGACTGAATCCCCTGATCGTGACGAACGCCATCTGGCGCGCATGTTGCGCAAAAAAGCCGTGATCGATGAACGCATCGCCAACTCGCCGAACGAGTGCGGCTTGCTGCTGGTGCTGACCGGCAACGGCAAAGGCAAAAGCAGCTCGGCCTTCGGCATGCTCGCGCGGGCCATGGGCCACGGCATGCAATGTGGCGTGGTGCAGTTCATCAAAGGCCGCAACAGCACCGGCGAGGAATTGTTCTTCCGGCGCTTCCCGGAGCAGGTGCGTTTCCATGTCATGGGCGAAGGCTTCACCTGGGAAACCCAGGACCGCCAGCGCGACATCGCCGCCGCCGAAGCCGCCTGGGCGGTTTCCCGCGAACTGCTGAGCGATCCGAACATCGGCCTGGTGGTGCTCGACGAATTGAACATCGCCCTCAAGCACGGCTATCTGGACCTGGATCAGGTACTCAGCGACCTGCAGGCGCGGCCGCCAATGCAGCATGTGGTGGTCACCGGGCGTGGCGCCAAGTCGGAGATGATCGACCTGGCCGACACCGTCACTGAAATGGGCATGGTCAAGCATGCCTTCCAGGCCGGGATCAAAGCGCAAAAAGGCGTCGAACTGTGA
- a CDS encoding cobyrinate a,c-diamide synthase: protein MSDARHCPAVLIAAPASGQGKTTVTAALARLHRNQGRKVRVFKCGPDFLDPMILERASGAPVYQLDMWMVGEQESRRLLWEAAGEADLILIEGVMGLFDGTPSSADLARHFGVPVLAVIDGTAMAQTFGALALGLARYQPDLPFAGVLANRVGTLRHAQLLEGSLTEGLRWYGALSRETGIELPSRHLGLVQASELNDLDLRLDAAAAALADSCEVALPPAVAFAAPQTVAVEPLLAGVRIAVARDEAFAFTYGASLDLLRAMGAELGFFSPIHDAVLPEADSLYLPGGYPELHHRALAANGSMLSAIRAHHAAGKPLLAECGGMLYLLDSLTDVDGERAELLGLLPGDAVMQKRLAALALQAVELPEGSLRGHTYHHSLTSTELAPIARGLSPNGGRGAEAVYREGRMTASYVHFYFPSNPEAVAALLAPAGASVLARCP from the coding sequence GTGAGTGATGCCCGTCATTGCCCGGCGGTATTGATTGCCGCGCCGGCTTCCGGTCAGGGCAAGACCACCGTGACCGCCGCGCTCGCCCGCCTGCATCGCAATCAGGGACGCAAGGTACGCGTGTTCAAGTGCGGCCCGGACTTTCTCGACCCGATGATCCTCGAGCGTGCCAGTGGCGCGCCGGTGTATCAGCTGGACATGTGGATGGTCGGCGAGCAGGAAAGCCGCCGCCTGTTGTGGGAGGCCGCCGGCGAGGCGGACCTGATCCTGATCGAAGGCGTGATGGGGCTGTTCGACGGCACGCCGTCCAGTGCCGACCTGGCGCGGCATTTCGGGGTGCCGGTGCTCGCGGTGATTGATGGCACCGCCATGGCCCAGACCTTTGGTGCCCTGGCGCTGGGGCTGGCGCGTTATCAGCCGGACCTGCCGTTCGCCGGGGTGCTGGCCAACCGCGTCGGTACCTTACGCCATGCGCAGTTGCTCGAAGGCAGCCTGACCGAAGGCCTGCGCTGGTACGGCGCGCTGTCCCGGGAAACCGGCATCGAACTGCCCAGCCGCCATCTGGGGCTGGTGCAGGCCAGCGAACTCAACGATCTGGATCTGCGTCTTGACGCGGCGGCGGCCGCCTTGGCTGACAGCTGCGAAGTGGCCCTGCCGCCGGCCGTGGCGTTTGCCGCTCCCCAGACAGTTGCCGTCGAGCCGCTGTTGGCCGGGGTACGCATTGCCGTGGCCCGCGACGAAGCCTTTGCCTTTACCTATGGCGCGAGCCTGGATCTGCTGCGGGCCATGGGCGCCGAGCTGGGCTTTTTCTCGCCGATCCATGACGCGGTACTGCCCGAGGCAGACAGCCTGTACCTGCCAGGCGGTTACCCGGAGCTGCATCACCGGGCGCTGGCGGCGAACGGCTCGATGCTCAGCGCGATCCGTGCGCACCACGCCGCTGGCAAACCCTTGCTCGCCGAGTGCGGCGGCATGTTGTATCTGCTGGACTCCCTGACCGACGTCGACGGCGAGCGTGCCGAACTGCTGGGCCTGTTGCCCGGTGATGCGGTGATGCAAAAGCGCCTGGCGGCCCTGGCCTTGCAGGCGGTGGAATTGCCGGAAGGTTCGCTGCGCGGCCATACCTACCACCACTCGTTGACCAGCACCGAGCTTGCGCCGATCGCCCGGGGCCTGAGCCCGAATGGTGGGCGCGGCGCGGAAGCGGTTTACCGTGAAG